One genomic segment of Flexivirga aerilata includes these proteins:
- the der gene encoding ribosome biogenesis GTPase Der, with protein MTDPTHPDADASDATVERALRVGLDDFELSDEDRALLDADGADSDEEGEAGGRPVVAIIGRPNVGKSTLVNRVIGRREAVVEDVPGVTRDRVAYDAEWSGRDFTLVDTGGWEVDASGIHLRVAEQAEVAIELADAVLFVVDATVGATDTDEAVVKLLRRSKKPVVLVANKVDDQRIEAEAAALWSFGLGQPWPVSALHGRGTGDALDALLEVLPEKSAVAAYQRGGPRRVALVGRPNVGKSSLLNKLAGEDRVVVDNVAGTTRDPVDELIELGGQTWRFVDTAGIRRRVHMTRGADFYASLRTQAAIEKAEVAVVLIDAEDNIAEQDIRVVQQVIDAGRALVLAFNKWDLLDEERRHYLEREIERDLAMVSWAPRVNVSARTGRHLERLVPALEVALDSWDQRIPTGKLNSFLGEVVAAHPHPVRSGKQPRILFATQVSTRPPRFVIFASGFIEAGYRRFLERRLREQFGFEGTPIELSVRVREKRRR; from the coding sequence ATGACCGATCCCACCCACCCCGATGCGGACGCATCCGACGCCACCGTTGAGCGCGCACTGCGCGTCGGACTCGACGACTTCGAGCTCAGCGACGAGGACCGCGCGCTGCTCGACGCCGACGGCGCCGACTCCGACGAGGAAGGTGAGGCAGGCGGCCGTCCGGTCGTCGCGATCATCGGCCGTCCCAACGTCGGCAAGTCGACCCTGGTCAACCGTGTGATCGGCCGCCGCGAGGCCGTCGTCGAGGACGTGCCCGGTGTGACCCGTGACCGCGTCGCCTACGACGCGGAGTGGTCCGGGCGCGACTTCACCCTCGTCGACACCGGCGGCTGGGAGGTGGACGCCAGCGGCATCCACCTGCGGGTGGCCGAACAAGCAGAGGTGGCAATCGAACTCGCCGACGCGGTGCTCTTCGTGGTCGACGCCACGGTCGGTGCCACCGACACCGACGAGGCCGTGGTCAAACTGCTCCGCCGTTCGAAGAAGCCGGTGGTGCTGGTCGCCAACAAGGTGGACGACCAGCGCATCGAGGCCGAGGCCGCAGCGCTGTGGTCGTTCGGGCTCGGGCAGCCGTGGCCGGTGTCGGCACTGCACGGCCGGGGCACCGGCGACGCGCTCGACGCACTGCTCGAGGTGCTGCCCGAGAAGTCGGCGGTGGCGGCATACCAGCGTGGCGGGCCACGTCGGGTCGCCCTGGTGGGGCGCCCCAACGTCGGCAAGTCGTCACTGCTGAACAAGCTCGCCGGCGAGGACCGCGTCGTCGTCGACAACGTGGCGGGGACCACCCGTGACCCGGTCGACGAGCTCATCGAGCTCGGTGGCCAGACGTGGCGATTCGTCGACACCGCAGGCATCCGGCGGCGCGTCCACATGACGCGAGGAGCGGACTTCTACGCCTCGCTGCGCACTCAGGCGGCGATCGAAAAGGCAGAGGTGGCAGTCGTGCTCATCGATGCCGAGGACAACATCGCCGAGCAGGACATCCGTGTCGTGCAGCAGGTGATCGACGCCGGGCGGGCACTGGTCCTGGCGTTCAACAAGTGGGACCTGCTCGACGAGGAGCGCCGGCACTACCTGGAGCGGGAGATCGAGCGTGACCTCGCGATGGTCAGCTGGGCGCCGCGGGTCAACGTGTCCGCGCGCACCGGCCGCCACCTGGAGCGGTTGGTGCCGGCACTGGAGGTGGCGCTCGACTCGTGGGACCAGCGCATCCCGACCGGCAAGCTCAACTCCTTCCTCGGTGAGGTGGTGGCCGCGCATCCGCACCCGGTCCGCAGCGGCAAGCAGCCACGCATCCTCTTCGCCACGCAGGTCTCGACCCGCCCGCCGCGCTTCGTGATCTTCGCCTCCGGCTTCATCGAGGCGGGTTACCGGCGCTTCCTGGAGCGCCGGCTGCGCGAACAGTTCGGCTTCGAGGGCACCCCGATCGAGTTGTCGGTGCGGGTGCGCGAGAAGCGCCGCCGGTAG
- a CDS encoding prephenate dehydrogenase, with protein MSADRGEDTSEERGASKGVTTVRVVGTGLIGSSIGLALSGKGIRVLLSDPSPTAQALARDLGAGAIDDGEEPDVVFVAAPPDVAAPVVADELGRWPRAVVADVASVKQRIADDVRELVGSEHLRRYVGSHPMAGRERSGAVAAQVDLFEGRTWVVCPQPESEAGAVAVIQDLAARTGAAVVTMPADEHDAAVAVVSHLPQVAASLVAAQLREVPDDAIALAGPGIRDVTRIAASDPMLWTQILAGNAAAVAPVLRRVADQLVAVVESIDALAVADPPAGGSRGAVAHLIADGQLGHARIPGKHGAAPATYATVIVPIPDEPGAFARLFNDVGDAGINLEDLRMEHGVGAPVGLVELSVLPGVVDRLRDVLEHKGWSVHE; from the coding sequence GTGAGCGCCGACCGAGGCGAGGACACGAGCGAGGAACGAGGCGCGTCAAAGGGCGTCACGACCGTTCGGGTCGTCGGCACGGGGTTGATCGGTTCGTCGATCGGCCTTGCCTTGTCCGGTAAGGGGATTCGGGTGCTGCTCAGTGACCCGTCGCCCACCGCGCAGGCGCTGGCACGTGACCTCGGTGCGGGTGCGATCGACGACGGTGAGGAGCCCGATGTCGTCTTCGTCGCCGCGCCGCCGGACGTCGCCGCCCCGGTGGTCGCCGATGAACTCGGGCGCTGGCCGCGCGCGGTCGTCGCCGACGTCGCCTCGGTCAAACAGCGGATCGCCGACGACGTGCGCGAGCTCGTCGGGTCCGAGCACCTGCGCCGTTATGTCGGCAGCCACCCCATGGCCGGCCGCGAACGATCCGGCGCGGTCGCCGCGCAGGTCGACCTCTTCGAGGGCCGCACCTGGGTGGTCTGCCCGCAACCGGAGAGCGAGGCCGGGGCGGTGGCCGTCATACAGGATCTCGCCGCGCGCACCGGCGCCGCGGTGGTGACGATGCCGGCCGACGAGCACGACGCCGCGGTGGCGGTCGTGTCGCATCTGCCGCAGGTGGCCGCGTCGCTCGTGGCAGCGCAGCTGCGAGAGGTGCCGGACGACGCAATCGCATTGGCAGGACCGGGGATTCGGGACGTGACTCGCATCGCCGCCAGTGACCCGATGCTGTGGACCCAGATCCTCGCCGGCAATGCCGCGGCGGTCGCTCCGGTGCTGCGCCGGGTCGCCGACCAGCTCGTGGCGGTCGTGGAGTCGATCGACGCGCTGGCCGTCGCGGACCCGCCCGCGGGCGGCAGCCGCGGAGCGGTGGCGCACCTCATCGCCGACGGACAGCTCGGACACGCGCGCATCCCCGGCAAACACGGTGCGGCGCCTGCGACCTACGCCACAGTGATCGTGCCGATCCCGGACGAGCCGGGTGCATTCGCCAGACTGTTCAACGACGTCGGGGATGCGGGGATCAACCTCGAGGACCTGCGCATGGAGCACGGCGTCGGCGCACCGGTCGGCCTGGTTGAGCTGTCGGTGCTGCCCGGTGTGGTGGACCGGTTGCGAGATGTGTTGGAGCACAAGGGATGGAGCGTTCATGAGTAA
- a CDS encoding 1-acyl-sn-glycerol-3-phosphate acyltransferase, producing MATSTYRPRLVDAARRFGWLLAHGLYRVRVLHADRMPRSGAVVAVSNHVGFVDGPLVFIFAPRPLRFLVKRSYFSSAWGLLLRATGQIPIHQNSADRAALATAREVLAGGGGVGIFPEGTRGAGAVETAQQGAAWLAQQTGALLVPVAVLGTAGTGEKDSWPKLRSQVRLVIGEAFALSESPGIPGRERLRLATEELRKRLAAHVAAAQEETGLLLPDQSPRS from the coding sequence GTGGCGACGTCGACCTATCGACCCCGGCTGGTTGACGCGGCCCGCCGGTTCGGTTGGTTGCTCGCCCACGGGCTCTACCGCGTGCGGGTGCTGCATGCCGACCGGATGCCGCGGTCGGGTGCCGTGGTCGCGGTGTCCAATCACGTCGGATTTGTCGACGGCCCACTGGTTTTCATCTTCGCGCCTCGTCCGCTGCGCTTCCTGGTGAAGCGCTCCTACTTCTCCTCGGCCTGGGGCCTTTTGCTGCGCGCCACCGGGCAGATCCCGATCCACCAGAACAGTGCCGACCGGGCCGCCCTCGCCACCGCCCGCGAGGTGCTCGCGGGCGGTGGCGGGGTCGGCATCTTCCCCGAGGGCACGCGTGGCGCCGGTGCGGTCGAGACCGCGCAGCAGGGTGCGGCGTGGCTGGCGCAGCAGACCGGCGCGCTGCTCGTGCCGGTCGCGGTCCTGGGCACTGCCGGCACGGGGGAGAAGGACTCCTGGCCCAAGCTGCGGTCGCAGGTGCGACTGGTGATCGGCGAGGCGTTCGCACTGAGCGAAAGCCCCGGCATACCCGGTCGGGAGCGGTTGCGGCTGGCGACCGAGGAGCTGCGGAAGCGCCTCGCCGCGCATGTGGCCGCCGCGCAGGAGGAGACCGGCCTGCTGCTGCCGGATCAGTCGCCGCGCAGCTGA
- a CDS encoding pseudouridine synthase, whose amino-acid sequence MSGSNRGKSNGGPRGGGRGRPGGARRGSGTRAQRPNRVAPQASSAKPDIDVHDPDGVRLQKLLAAAGVGSRRVCEDLISQGRVEVDGQVVRELGVRIDPLRQSVHVDGERVQLDESRVYLAFNKPLGIVSTMHDELGRPSVGDYLEQRKDRLFHVGRLDQDTEGLLLLTNDGELANRLQHPSYGVPKTYVAMIPGPVPRALGKQLRDGVELEDGKAAVDSFKVVDSTPGWALVEVVLHEGRKHIVRRMLEAVGHPVESLTRTDVGPVRLGDLRPGKMRPLTKQEVAGLYKAAGL is encoded by the coding sequence ATGAGCGGCAGCAATCGAGGCAAGAGCAACGGCGGTCCGCGCGGCGGTGGTCGCGGACGACCCGGCGGCGCACGCCGTGGATCGGGGACCCGGGCGCAGCGCCCGAACCGCGTTGCGCCGCAGGCGAGTTCGGCCAAACCCGACATCGATGTGCACGACCCCGACGGCGTCCGGTTGCAGAAGCTGCTCGCGGCGGCGGGTGTAGGCAGCCGGCGGGTCTGCGAGGACCTGATCTCCCAGGGCCGGGTCGAGGTCGACGGTCAGGTGGTGCGTGAGCTCGGCGTGCGCATCGACCCGCTCCGGCAGAGCGTGCACGTCGACGGCGAACGGGTGCAGCTGGACGAGTCGCGTGTCTACCTGGCCTTCAACAAGCCGCTCGGCATCGTCTCGACGATGCACGACGAGCTCGGGCGTCCGTCGGTCGGCGACTACCTCGAGCAGCGCAAGGACCGGCTGTTCCATGTCGGCCGGCTCGACCAGGACACCGAGGGCTTGCTGCTGCTCACCAACGACGGAGAGCTCGCCAACCGGTTGCAGCACCCGTCATACGGGGTGCCTAAGACGTATGTCGCGATGATCCCCGGCCCGGTGCCGCGGGCGCTCGGCAAGCAGCTGCGCGACGGCGTCGAGCTGGAGGACGGCAAGGCCGCCGTCGACTCGTTCAAGGTCGTCGACTCCACGCCGGGCTGGGCACTGGTCGAGGTCGTGCTGCACGAGGGGCGCAAGCACATCGTCCGGCGCATGCTCGAGGCGGTCGGTCACCCGGTGGAGTCGCTCACCCGCACCGACGTCGGGCCGGTGCGGCTCGGTGACCTGCGGCCGGGCAAGATGCGGCCGCTCACCAAGCAGGAGGTCGCCGGACTCTACAAGGCGGCCGGGCTGTGA
- the cmk gene encoding (d)CMP kinase — protein MSKPLVVAIDGPSGTGKSSVSKAVAKQLGLAYLDTGAMYRALAWSCLDVAIDFDDGSAVAEHSRTFDLRMGMDPAAPTVAVGTRRIDREIREDAVTSVVSRVATNLDVRADMLTRQRALIAEGVQHSGGVVAEGRDITTVVAPDADVRILMTASEEARMARRSRQLRVSAESTRSQIIDRDRTDSTVSQFTTAADGVVTVDTSHIDFRQSVAAVLHVVKEAVGGDVDLSTPAG, from the coding sequence ATGAGTAAGCCCCTCGTCGTTGCGATCGACGGGCCGTCCGGCACCGGGAAGTCGAGCGTGTCCAAGGCGGTCGCCAAGCAACTGGGACTGGCCTACCTCGACACGGGTGCGATGTACCGCGCGCTGGCGTGGTCCTGCCTCGACGTCGCCATCGACTTCGACGACGGCTCCGCGGTCGCCGAGCACAGCCGGACCTTCGACCTGCGGATGGGCATGGACCCGGCGGCTCCGACGGTCGCGGTCGGCACCCGGCGCATCGACCGGGAGATCCGCGAAGACGCTGTCACGTCAGTGGTTTCGCGTGTTGCGACCAACCTCGACGTGCGCGCCGACATGCTCACCCGGCAGCGCGCGCTCATCGCCGAGGGCGTGCAGCACAGCGGGGGAGTCGTCGCCGAGGGTCGTGACATCACCACGGTCGTCGCGCCCGACGCCGACGTGCGCATCCTGATGACCGCCAGCGAAGAAGCCCGTATGGCGCGCCGGTCGCGGCAGCTGCGGGTGTCGGCGGAGTCCACCCGCTCCCAGATCATCGACCGCGACCGCACCGACTCGACCGTCTCGCAGTTCACCACCGCGGCCGACGGGGTGGTGACGGTCGACACCTCCCACATCGACTTCCGGCAGTCGGTCGCCGCCGTGCTCCACGTGGTCAAGGAGGCAGTCGGTGGCGACGTCGACCTATCGACCCCGGCTGGTTGA